One Glycine max cultivar Williams 82 chromosome 6, Glycine_max_v4.0, whole genome shotgun sequence DNA segment encodes these proteins:
- the LOC102665257 gene encoding uncharacterized protein, translating into MAPYEALYGKRCRTPLCWVDSSESIALGPKVVQQTTEKVKLIQERMRAAQSRQKSYYDKRRKDLEFAVGDHVFLRVTLWTGVGRVLKSRKLTPRFIGPFEILKCVGPVAYQVALPPSLSNLHSVFHISQLRKYVHDPSHVIELDNVQVKENLTYETQPLRIDDRMVKQLRGKEILLVKVVWGSASGKDATWELEGQMCDAYPTLFDTGKFRGRNFF; encoded by the coding sequence ATGGCGCCTTACGAGGCATTATATGGTAAAAGATGTAGGACACCTCTATGTTGGGTAGATTCTAGTGAGAGCATTGCCTTAGGACCTAAGGTAGTTCAGCAGACCACTGAAAAGGTCAAGTTGATCCAAGAAAGGATGAGAGCAGCCCAAAGTAGGCAGAAGAGCTACTAtgataagagaagaaaagatcTTGAATTTGCTGTAGGTGATCATGTATTTCTGAGAGTCACTCTGTGGACTGGGGTTGGCAGGGTGTTGAAGTCTCGTAAGCTCACACCTAGATTCATTGGTCCTTTTGAAATCCTAAAGTGTGTCGGTCCAGTTGCGTATCAGGTGGCTTTGCCACCATCTCTCTCAAATCTTCACAGTGTCTTCCATATCTCTCAGCTCAGAAAATATGTCCATGATCCATCACACGTGATCGAGTTGGACAATGTCCAAGTGAAAGAgaacttgacatatgaaacacaACCACTGAGGATCGACGATCGTATGGTTAAGCAGCTAAGGGGGAAAGAGATTCTCTTGGTCAAAGTAGTATGGGGAAGTGCTTCGGGCAAGGATGCCACCTGGGAACTAGAGGGTCAGATGTGTGATGCATATCCTACCTTATTCGATACCGGTAAGTTTCGGGGGCGAAACTTTTTTTAA
- the LOC121174994 gene encoding uncharacterized protein: protein MANQGGGGGATMYHGLDRFQRNNPPTFKGGYDPEGAEAWLREIEKIFRVMECQDHQKVLFATHMVADEAEYWWENTRPRLEGEGGVVVQWETFRQTFLEKYFPEDVKNRKEMEFLELKQESMTVAEYAARFENLVRYFPHYQGEAGERSKCVKFVNGLRPKVKMMVNYHGIHNFAQLTNICRIFDKDQREKIAFYRNTNASHGKEKKYVTHSRAKPYSAPPGKYGNHSGGQRTSGGLQPVGGSPQPINRVSQPAGRGSGGSGAPAIVTTPLRCGKCGRLGHIARECTDREVTCFNCQGKGHLSTSCPYPRREKKSGSLNNQSGQPRTTGRVFALSGADAAQSDELIQGMCFISQVPLVVLYDSGATHSFISRVCVEKLALPVSSLKFDLIVNTPASGSVLISDVCLQCPVLISDRQFLIDLVVLPLSQIDVILGDMFLSANQVKASLREDAQVYMILASMSVETKTPVSDIPLVREFPEVFKEVSGLPPEREVKFSIDLVPGTGPMSIAPYRMSPVELSELKKQYPLPRIDDLVDQLVGACVFSKIDLRSGYHQIRVKPEDVPKTAFRTRYGHYEYLVMPFGVTNAPGVFMDYMNRIFHPYLDSFVVVFIDDILVYSKTREEHEEH from the exons ATGGCCAATCAGGGAGGTGGTGGAGGAGCAACTATGTACCATGGTTTAGATCGTTTTCAGAGGAACAACCCACCTACCTTCAAAGGGGGTTATGATCCTGAGGGTGCTGAGGCTTGGCTGAGGGAGATTGAGAAGATCTTTCGGGTGATGGAGTGTCAGGACCATCAGAAGGTGTTGTTTGCTACTCACATGGTAGCAGATGAGGCAGAGTATTGGTGGGAGAACACTCGCCCACGTCTAGAAGGAGAAGGTGGTGTTGTTGTTCAATGGGAGACCTTCAGACAAACTTTTCTAGAGAAGTATTTTCCAGAAGATGTGAAGAATAGGAAGGAGATGGAGTTTCTCGAACTGAAACAGGAAAGTATGACGGTGGCAGAGTATGCGGCGAGGTTTGAGAACCTTGTAAGGTATTTTCCTCATTATCAGGGGGAAGCTGGGGAGAGGTCTAAGTGTGTGAAATTTGTCAATGGCCTCCGACCAAAAGTAAAGATGATGGTGAATTATCACGGTATTCATAACTTTGCACAGTTGACCAACATATGTAGGATATTTGACAAAGATCAGCGGGAGAAGATTGCATTTTACAGGAATACCAATGCTAGTCATGGGAAAGAGAAGAAGTATGTGACTCACAGTCGTGCTAAGCCATATTCTGCCCCTCCCGGGAAATATGGAAACCATTCTGGAGGACAGAGGACCAGTGGAGGACTTCAACCAGTTGGTGGGAGTCCTCAACCAATTAACAGGGTGTCTCAGCCTGCGGGTAGAGGTAGTGGTGGTAGTGGTGCTCCTGCTATTGTTACTACACCACTCAGGTGTGGGAAATGTGGTCGGCTTGGGCATATTGCTCGTGAGTGCACAGATAGAGAGGTGACTTGCTTTAACTGTCAAGGTAAGGGCCACCTCAGTACCAGTTGCCCATATCCGAGAAGGGAGAAGAAGAGTGGAAGTCTGAATAACCAGAGTGGACAACCAAGGACCACAGGGAGAGTGTTTGCTCTTAGTGGTGCTGATGCCGCACAGTCTGATGAACTCATCCAAGGTATGTGTTTCATAAGTCAAGTTCCCTTGGTTGTATTGTATGATTCAGGTGCGACCCATTCATTTATTTCTCGTGTCTGTGTTGAAAAACTTGCCTTGCCTGTGTCTTCCTTGAAATTTGACTTGATTGTGAATACACCTGCTAGTGGGTCTGTTTTAATTTCTGATGTATGCTTGCAATGTCCTGTCTTAATTTCTGATAGACAGTTTCTGATTGATTTAGTTGTTTTACCTTTGAGtcagattgatgttattcttg GTGATATGTTTTTGTCTGCTAACCAAGTTAAGGCATCTTTAAGGGAGGATGCACAGGTATACATGATCTTAGCTAGTATGAGTGTTGAGACCAAAACCCCTGTGAGTGATATACCATTGGTGAGAGAGTTTCCAGAGGTGTTTAAGGAGGTGTCAGGattaccacctgagagagaggTCAAGTTCTCTATAGACCTAGTGCCTGGTACTGGACCCATGTCCATAGCACCTTATAGGATGTCCCCTGTAGAGTTGAGTgagcttaagaaaca GTACCCTTTGCCTAGGATAGATGACCTGGTGGATCAATTAGTAGGGGCTTGTGTGTTCAGTAAGATAGATCTTAGGTCAGGTTACCACCAGATTAGAGTGAAGCCTGAAGATGTTCCGAAGACTGCCTTTAGGACCCGTTATGGTCATTATGAGTacttggttatgccttttggtgTGACCAACGCCCCTGGTGTGTTCATGGATTATATGAATAGGATCTTTCACCCCTACCTAGATAGTTTTGTAGTGGTCTTCATAGATGATATCTTGGTATATTCTAAGACTAGAGAGGAACATGAAGAGCATTAG